In a genomic window of Streptomyces sp. SJL17-4:
- a CDS encoding AAA family ATPase — protein MLAYAAPAGLGKTTLLAEIRRRAAARGCTVLSARGGDQEQRVAFHVARQLLQPQLAHVTDAELRERLGSWYDIVGPALGLRASAEGSPPDPQGLRDGLDWVLTHLAVRRAPLVVVLDDVHWADPESLGWLAAFAPRAEELPMLLVVAYRPDELPPEGAEFTGHRSGQRPLGLAPLTSSAVARLVRDRVGAHAEDSFCRDFWSVTAGNPFEAVELAAKVCDRGLEPTADGAHELRDLSAALKGSGLVTRLERLGPATVRLAWACAVLGTEISPQLAGAVAGLGGEAVADCAARLREARVLAEAEEADDPLQFVHPLIATTVYRSIPDATRVALHGQAAWCVIDAGLGPTAAARHLLETHPEGDPWVVHQLRAAAGENLRAGAPDAARRFLARALREPPAPDDRAAVLYELGCSSLLTEPATTVNHLRAALEEPVSDPALRHGIVYRLAQVLAHSDRLVEASELLGEEARKAPDARSRLRMQAEKFMWDALRADEPESPARSRRLAALADRLTGRDVTERYIIGLRAWDATLRAEPASIALKEAERALEGGLTWADESRGFEVPVLVALLHLYADRPGRAEELFAAGTAEFEKQGWRGAHLAFAYTLIGYIRFRRGRLMEAEDFARAGLRLAERVGARTPALWYATGVMIEVLIARGRTDEAVLVAREHDFGEPFPAAVTIPDCETVHAELLLATGRTKEAAEELAAVGRRLDPRGKRNPSCCPWQLHLALAEAATSPAKALATAHEAVARARQYGAPSAIGQALRVTAEVSEPADRVKLLEESVDWLDQSPAAYELARSLVGLGAALRRTERAGEAAEHLYRGLEAAQDCGADALVEVARAELAAAGLRPRALHPAGTDTLTARERAAADLTVRDQDAAAVLGVDATTVARLLSAVYRKLGTDRTGLAQALRNTGRDPGDPAGQS, from the coding sequence ATCCTCGCCTACGCCGCCCCCGCCGGCCTCGGCAAGACCACGCTGCTCGCCGAGATCCGGCGCCGCGCCGCCGCCCGCGGCTGCACCGTGCTCTCCGCGCGCGGCGGCGACCAGGAGCAGCGGGTCGCCTTCCACGTCGCCCGCCAGCTCCTCCAGCCGCAGCTGGCCCACGTCACCGACGCCGAACTGCGCGAACGCCTCGGCTCCTGGTACGACATCGTCGGCCCCGCCCTCGGTCTCCGCGCTTCCGCCGAGGGCTCGCCGCCCGACCCGCAGGGTCTGCGCGACGGGCTCGACTGGGTCCTCACCCATCTCGCGGTACGCCGCGCGCCCCTCGTCGTCGTCCTGGACGACGTCCACTGGGCCGACCCCGAATCCCTCGGCTGGCTCGCCGCGTTCGCCCCGCGCGCCGAGGAGCTGCCCATGCTCCTCGTCGTCGCCTACCGACCCGACGAACTTCCCCCGGAGGGCGCGGAGTTCACCGGACACCGGTCCGGACAGCGGCCCCTGGGACTCGCCCCGCTCACCTCGTCCGCCGTGGCCCGGCTGGTTCGCGACCGCGTCGGCGCACACGCCGAGGACAGCTTCTGCCGCGATTTCTGGTCCGTCACCGCCGGCAATCCCTTCGAGGCGGTCGAGCTCGCCGCCAAGGTCTGCGACCGCGGCCTCGAACCCACCGCCGACGGCGCCCACGAGCTCCGCGACCTCTCCGCCGCCCTCAAGGGCAGCGGCCTCGTCACCCGGCTCGAACGGCTCGGCCCCGCCACCGTCCGCCTCGCCTGGGCCTGCGCGGTCCTCGGCACCGAGATCTCACCCCAGCTCGCGGGCGCCGTCGCCGGTCTCGGCGGCGAGGCCGTGGCCGACTGCGCCGCCCGGCTGCGCGAGGCGCGGGTCCTCGCCGAGGCCGAAGAGGCGGACGATCCCCTCCAGTTCGTGCACCCCCTCATCGCGACCACCGTCTACCGGTCCATCCCCGACGCCACCCGCGTCGCCCTGCACGGTCAGGCCGCCTGGTGCGTCATCGACGCCGGACTCGGCCCCACCGCGGCCGCCCGCCATCTCCTTGAGACCCACCCCGAGGGCGACCCCTGGGTCGTCCACCAGCTGCGCGCCGCCGCCGGCGAGAACCTCCGCGCCGGAGCCCCCGACGCGGCTCGCCGCTTCCTCGCCCGCGCCCTGCGCGAGCCGCCCGCCCCCGACGACCGGGCCGCCGTCCTCTACGAACTCGGCTGCTCCTCGCTCCTCACCGAGCCCGCCACCACCGTCAACCATCTGCGAGCCGCCCTGGAGGAGCCGGTCAGCGACCCGGCGCTGCGCCACGGCATCGTCTACCGCCTCGCCCAGGTCCTCGCCCACAGCGACCGGCTCGTCGAGGCCTCCGAACTCCTCGGCGAGGAGGCCCGGAAGGCCCCCGACGCCCGCAGCCGGCTGCGGATGCAGGCGGAGAAGTTCATGTGGGACGCCCTGCGCGCCGACGAACCCGAATCGCCCGCCCGGTCCCGGCGCCTCGCGGCCCTCGCGGACCGGCTCACCGGCCGCGACGTCACCGAGCGGTACATCATCGGGCTCCGCGCCTGGGACGCCACCCTGCGCGCCGAACCCGCCTCGATCGCGCTCAAGGAAGCCGAGCGCGCCCTCGAAGGCGGCCTCACCTGGGCCGACGAGAGCCGGGGCTTCGAGGTGCCGGTCCTCGTGGCCCTGCTCCACCTCTACGCCGACCGCCCCGGCCGCGCCGAGGAACTCTTCGCCGCCGGAACCGCCGAATTCGAGAAGCAGGGCTGGCGCGGGGCGCACCTCGCCTTCGCCTACACCCTCATCGGCTACATCCGCTTCCGGCGCGGCCGTCTGATGGAGGCCGAGGACTTCGCCCGCGCCGGACTCCGCCTCGCCGAGCGCGTCGGCGCCCGCACCCCGGCCCTCTGGTACGCCACCGGCGTCATGATCGAGGTCCTCATCGCCCGCGGCCGTACCGACGAGGCCGTCCTTGTCGCCCGCGAGCACGACTTCGGCGAACCGTTCCCCGCCGCCGTCACCATCCCCGACTGCGAGACCGTCCACGCCGAACTGCTCCTCGCCACCGGCCGCACCAAGGAGGCCGCCGAGGAGCTGGCCGCCGTCGGCAGGCGCCTGGACCCGCGGGGCAAGCGCAACCCCTCCTGCTGCCCCTGGCAGCTCCACCTCGCGCTCGCCGAGGCGGCGACCTCCCCGGCGAAGGCCCTCGCCACCGCCCATGAGGCCGTCGCCCGCGCCCGTCAGTACGGGGCGCCCTCCGCGATCGGCCAGGCGCTCCGCGTGACCGCGGAGGTGTCCGAGCCCGCCGACCGCGTGAAGCTCCTGGAGGAGTCCGTCGACTGGCTCGACCAGTCACCCGCCGCGTACGAGCTGGCCCGATCCCTCGTCGGCCTCGGCGCGGCCCTGCGGCGCACCGAACGTGCCGGGGAGGCCGCCGAGCACCTGTACCGGGGTCTGGAAGCCGCCCAGGACTGCGGCGCCGACGCCCTCGTCGAGGTGGCCAGGGCCGAGCTAGCGGCGGCCGGACTCCGCCCCCGGGCGCTCCACCCCGCGGGCACGGACACGCTCACCGCCCGTGAGCGTGCCGCCGCCGATCTCACCGTCCGCGACCAGGACGCGGCCGCCGTCCTGGGCGTCGACGCCACCACGGTGGCCCGGCTCCTCTCGGCCGTCTACCGCAAGCTCGGAACCGACCGCACGGGCCTCGCGCAGGCCCTCAGGAACACCGGACGGGACCCCGGGGACCCCGCCGGACAGAGCTGA
- a CDS encoding S4 domain-containing protein — MSARVDSWIWAVRLTKTRAQAAAACRAGHVKVNGERAKPAQSVKPGDEVRVFHGGRERIVEVKELHTKRVGPPVAVEAYVDNSPPPPPREHVAVAAVRDRGAGRPTKRDRRELDELRGRHS, encoded by the coding sequence ATGAGCGCACGCGTCGACAGCTGGATCTGGGCGGTCCGCCTCACCAAGACCCGCGCCCAGGCCGCCGCGGCCTGCCGGGCCGGACACGTCAAGGTCAACGGCGAACGGGCCAAGCCCGCCCAGTCGGTGAAGCCCGGCGACGAGGTCCGGGTCTTCCACGGCGGGCGGGAACGGATCGTCGAGGTCAAGGAACTCCACACCAAGCGGGTCGGCCCCCCGGTCGCCGTCGAGGCGTACGTGGACAACAGCCCGCCCCCGCCGCCGCGCGAGCACGTGGCCGTCGCCGCCGTGCGCGACCGGGGCGCCGGACGCCCCACCAAGCGCGACCGCCGCGAACTCGACGAGCTGCGCGGCCGCCACTCCTGA